GCCCGCCCACGATGACCGCGATGAAGCCCTTGATGAGATAGTCCGCGCCTATCACCGGCGAGACGATCGTGACCGGCGCGATCAGCGCCCCGGCCAATGCGGCCAGCCCGGCGGCAATCATGAAGCCGGAGAGCGCCATGCGATTGTACGGAATGCCCTGGAGCATCGCCGCCTCGTGATCGATGGAAACCGCCCTCAGCGCTTTGCCGAGCTTGGTCCGGGTCAGCGCCCAGTAGAGCACTCCGGTGACCGCGACGGCCGCCACGCACAGTGCAAGACGCTGGCCGGTAATGGCGGCGCCGAATACGGAGAGCGTTCCGGGAATGATGTCCGGCACCGGCCGCACCGCGCCGCCGAAGATCTTCATCAAGATGCCGTCCAGCAGCAGCACGAGGCCGATGGAGAGAATGAAGGAGCCGACGAGGTCGCGCTGAAAGAAGCGGAATCCGCCCACATACATGGCGAAGCCGAGCGCAAGCGATGCGACGACGCCCGCGAGAGCGCCGACGAGATAGGCGGCGAGGACGGGGAACCCCGCCGTAGACAGCCAGGGAACGATGGCGGCCACCACCAGCGCCGAAACGGCAAAGAGGTGGCCGTGGGCGAAGTTCACGATGCGCATGACGCCGAAGATTAGCGTCAGGCCGAGCGAGAACAGGATATAGACGGCGCCGATCTGCAGGCTCGTCAGGGTGAGCTGTATTGCGGTTTGCATCTGCGGGGCGTG
The nucleotide sequence above comes from Xanthobacter flavus. Encoded proteins:
- a CDS encoding branched-chain amino acid ABC transporter permease, which produces MQTAIQLTLTSLQIGAVYILFSLGLTLIFGVMRIVNFAHGHLFAVSALVVAAIVPWLSTAGFPVLAAYLVGALAGVVASLALGFAMYVGGFRFFQRDLVGSFILSIGLVLLLDGILMKIFGGAVRPVPDIIPGTLSVFGAAITGQRLALCVAAVAVTGVLYWALTRTKLGKALRAVSIDHEAAMLQGIPYNRMALSGFMIAAGLAALAGALIAPVTIVSPVIGADYLIKGFIAVIVGGLGSVPGAILGGLFVAAIETVGGFYFDPSSATIAIFILVIAVLLVRPKGLLGHG